In one Pseudomonas tensinigenes genomic region, the following are encoded:
- a CDS encoding HIT family protein, whose protein sequence is MEIAPNFIIHETEHWIINHHLANTLPGYLMLGTKVETTSLAELSSDALSELGGLLAKTQQVIERQLTPKHLYIGRYGHQPGLPIHFHFIPVYHWVEALFWQDTRYRLLDTFAHVECAASATDGAELTLFVWREFGENPIPPQAQGPSIEEVIKHLRIAFG, encoded by the coding sequence ATGGAAATTGCCCCGAATTTCATCATTCATGAAACCGAACACTGGATCATCAATCACCATCTGGCGAACACGCTTCCCGGCTATCTGATGCTGGGGACGAAGGTCGAAACCACATCGCTGGCCGAGTTGTCATCCGATGCCTTGAGCGAGTTGGGCGGTCTGCTTGCCAAAACCCAGCAAGTCATCGAGCGACAACTCACGCCAAAACACCTCTACATCGGTCGCTACGGGCATCAGCCGGGTTTACCGATCCACTTCCATTTCATTCCGGTTTATCACTGGGTCGAAGCGCTGTTCTGGCAGGACACGCGATATCGGCTCCTCGATACGTTTGCCCACGTTGAATGCGCTGCGTCAGCGACTGACGGTGCAGAGCTGACGTTGTTCGTCTGGCGGGAGTTTGGGGAAAACCCGATACCACCGCAGGCGCAAGGCCCTTCCATTGAAGAAGTGATCAAACATCTGCGTATTGCGTTTGGCTGA